In Mycobacterium sp. JS623, one genomic interval encodes:
- a CDS encoding alpha/beta fold hydrolase, which yields MKSVDVTAGTIEYRDEGDPNGPAVVLLHGLLMNDAQWNLALPLLPAGFRYLLPVLPMGAHRIPMRAEADLTLQGMVDIVADFLDALDLADVTLVVTDWGGPLFLTDAGRDKRVVRLVICPSEAFDNFPPGLPGKVAWLASRNTATVLLAMRQLKIGWLRKQWLIFGQMAKKPVPQDIVDQWMAAGLADRRIRHDLVKYCRTKFDKAELIRATNRLADFDGEVLVLWSRNPVMPDGHATRLAGLTGGTLRYVDDANVLVMLDQPQQTAREIGAFLTG from the coding sequence ATGAAATCCGTCGACGTCACTGCCGGAACCATCGAATACCGCGACGAGGGCGACCCGAACGGGCCTGCCGTCGTCCTCCTGCACGGCCTGCTGATGAACGATGCGCAGTGGAACCTTGCGCTGCCACTGCTACCCGCCGGCTTTCGGTATCTGTTGCCGGTCCTTCCGATGGGCGCACACCGGATCCCGATGCGCGCGGAGGCGGACCTGACGCTGCAGGGGATGGTCGATATCGTCGCCGACTTTCTCGACGCGCTTGACCTCGCCGACGTCACGCTGGTCGTCACCGACTGGGGTGGGCCGCTGTTCCTCACCGACGCTGGTCGCGACAAACGTGTTGTGCGCCTGGTGATCTGCCCGTCGGAGGCGTTCGACAACTTCCCGCCCGGCCTGCCCGGGAAGGTGGCCTGGCTGGCCAGCCGTAACACGGCCACGGTCTTGCTGGCCATGCGGCAGCTCAAGATCGGCTGGCTGCGCAAGCAATGGCTGATATTCGGCCAAATGGCGAAAAAGCCTGTCCCTCAAGATATTGTCGACCAGTGGATGGCGGCGGGATTGGCGGACCGACGGATCCGCCATGACCTCGTCAAGTATTGCCGCACCAAGTTCGACAAGGCCGAGCTGATCCGGGCCACCAACCGGCTTGCCGATTTCGACGGCGAGGTGCTGGTGTTGTGGAGTCGCAACCCGGTGATGCCTGATGGCCATGCGACTCGACTTGCCGGGCTCACCGGCGGGACGCTGCGATACGTCGACGATGCGAACGTGTTGGTGATGCTCGATCAGCCGCAGCAGACGGCGCGGGAAATCGGGGCGTTTCTCACCGGCTGA
- the ruvA gene encoding Holliday junction branch migration protein RuvA has product MIASVRGEVLDIALDHVVIEACGVGYKVMATPSTLATLRRGSETRLITAMIVREDSQTLYGFADADARDLFLTLLGVSGVGPKIALATLAVYDAPSLRQALSDGDVTALTRVPGIGRRGAERMVLELRDKIGATHPAGAVALNGHSVRTPVVEALVGLGFALKQAEEATDKVLANEPEATTSSALRLALSMLGKK; this is encoded by the coding sequence ATGATCGCATCCGTTCGCGGCGAAGTCCTCGATATCGCACTCGACCACGTCGTCATCGAAGCATGCGGCGTCGGCTACAAGGTGATGGCAACCCCTTCGACGCTGGCGACGCTGCGCCGCGGCAGCGAGACCCGGCTGATCACCGCGATGATCGTGCGCGAGGACTCGCAGACGCTGTACGGCTTCGCTGACGCCGATGCGCGTGATCTGTTCCTGACGCTGCTCGGGGTTTCCGGGGTGGGCCCCAAGATCGCGCTGGCCACTCTCGCCGTTTATGACGCGCCGTCGCTGCGGCAGGCCCTGTCCGACGGCGACGTCACCGCGTTGACCCGGGTGCCCGGTATCGGTAGACGTGGCGCCGAGCGCATGGTGCTCGAGCTGCGCGACAAGATCGGGGCAACGCACCCGGCAGGTGCGGTGGCGTTGAACGGTCACTCGGTGCGCACTCCGGTCGTGGAAGCCCTTGTCGGACTTGGCTTTGCGCTCAAGCAGGCCGAAGAGGCCACCGACAAGGTGCTCGCCAACGAGCCGGAGGCCACCACGTCAAGCGCGCTGCGGTTGGCGCTGTCGATGCTGGGTAAAAAGTGA
- the ruvB gene encoding Holliday junction branch migration DNA helicase RuvB, translating into MSRFENDEEPEDREVSPALTVGEGDVDASLRPRSLGEFIGQPRVREQLQLVIEGAKNRGGTPDHILLSGPPGLGKTSLAMIIAAELGSSLRVTSGPALERAGDLAAMLSNLVEHDVLFIDEIHRIARPAEEMLYLAMEDFRVDVVVGKGPGATSIPLEVAPFTLVGATTRSGALTGPLRDRFGFTAHMDFYEPAELERVLTRSAGILGIELGADAGAEIARRSRGTPRIANRLLRRVRDYAEVRADGVITRDIAKMALEVYDVDELGLDRLDRAVLSALTRSFGGGPVGVSTLAVAVGEEATTVEEVCEPFLVRAGMIARTPRGRVATGQAWTHLGLTPPSGVSGLGQAGLFD; encoded by the coding sequence GTGAGCCGGTTCGAGAACGACGAAGAACCCGAAGACCGGGAGGTCTCGCCTGCGCTGACTGTCGGCGAGGGTGACGTCGACGCCAGCCTGCGGCCGCGGTCGCTGGGCGAGTTCATCGGGCAGCCCCGGGTGCGCGAGCAATTGCAGCTCGTCATCGAGGGCGCCAAAAACCGCGGCGGCACACCGGATCACATTCTGCTGTCCGGGCCGCCGGGCCTCGGCAAGACTTCGCTGGCGATGATCATCGCCGCGGAACTCGGTTCGTCGCTGCGGGTTACGTCTGGGCCGGCCCTGGAGCGCGCGGGCGACTTGGCCGCCATGCTGTCCAACCTTGTCGAGCACGACGTGCTGTTCATCGACGAGATCCATCGCATCGCCCGGCCCGCCGAGGAGATGCTGTATCTGGCGATGGAGGATTTCCGCGTCGATGTGGTGGTGGGGAAAGGCCCTGGCGCAACATCGATTCCACTCGAGGTCGCGCCGTTCACGTTGGTCGGGGCCACCACTCGGTCCGGTGCGCTGACCGGCCCGCTGCGTGACCGGTTCGGGTTCACCGCGCACATGGATTTCTACGAGCCTGCCGAGCTGGAGCGGGTGTTGACCCGCTCGGCGGGGATCCTCGGTATCGAGTTGGGTGCCGATGCGGGCGCCGAGATCGCCCGCCGGTCACGTGGCACCCCACGCATTGCCAACCGGTTGCTGCGCCGCGTTCGCGACTACGCGGAGGTGCGAGCCGACGGCGTGATCACCCGCGACATCGCCAAGATGGCGCTCGAGGTGTACGACGTCGACGAACTCGGCCTCGATCGACTGGACCGGGCCGTGTTGTCCGCGCTGACACGAAGTTTCGGTGGCGGACCGGTCGGAGTGTCGACGCTGGCCGTCGCGGTGGGGGAGGAAGCCACCACCGTCGAGGAGGTGTGTGAGCCGTTCCTGGTGCGCGCCGGGATGATCGCGCGCACCCCACGTGGACGCGTCGCCACGGGTCAGGCGTGGACGCATCTCGGACTGACGCCGCCCAGCGGGGTCAGTGGCTTGGGGCAGGCAGGGTTGTTCGACTAG
- a CDS encoding DUF1304 domain-containing protein — MIYAGLLFAVLAALLHVYIWVMESLTWTSARTRATFGTTHEEAVATKELAFNQGFYNLFLAIVAAVGVICVIAGHRPVGAALVFAGVGSMLAAALVLLVSSPDKARAAITQGTLPLVAVVLLAIGLLV, encoded by the coding sequence ATGATCTATGCGGGTTTGCTTTTCGCGGTTCTCGCGGCCCTGCTCCATGTCTACATCTGGGTGATGGAGTCGCTGACCTGGACGTCGGCGCGCACCCGCGCGACGTTCGGTACCACCCACGAGGAAGCGGTGGCCACCAAGGAACTCGCCTTCAATCAGGGGTTCTACAACCTGTTTCTGGCGATCGTCGCCGCGGTCGGGGTGATCTGCGTAATCGCCGGACACCGACCAGTGGGTGCGGCATTGGTGTTCGCGGGGGTCGGTTCGATGCTCGCCGCGGCGCTGGTGCTTTTGGTGTCATCACCGGACAAGGCACGCGCGGCCATTACGCAAGGAACCCTCCCTCTCGTTGCGGTCGTGCTCCTAGCGATCGGGTTGTTGGTCTAG
- the car gene encoding carboxylic acid reductase, translating into MSTVSREERLARRISDLYATDQQFADARPSEAVAHAIESPALRLPQIIQTVIDGYAERPALGQRAVEFVTDPTTGRTSAALLPRFDTITYRELSERVDAVATALTQNPVRPGDRVAILGFTSIDYTTVDMALLRAGAVSVPLQTSAPVAQLRPIAAETEPVAILSSVDFLDDAVELMLTGHLPERLVVFDYHAEVDDHREALASATARLAETPVVVETLAEVLARGNALPAHPAFDAGDDNLALLIYTSGSTGTPKGAMYLAKAVANSWRRSSMAMWGNEGATPSITLNFMPMSHMMGRGILYATLGAGGTAYFVARSDLSTFFDDLSLVRPTQLSFVPRIWDMVFAEYQSEVDRRSADGGDRWAVEADVLADLRQNLLGGRFISAMTGSAPISSEMRTFVESLLDIHLTDGYGSTEAGAVFVDGQVQRPPVIDYKLVDVPDLGYFSTDRPYPRGELLVKSETMFPGYYKRPEITADVFDADGYYRTGDVVAELGPDQLQYLDRRNNVLKLSQGEFVTVAKLEAVFVDSPLIRQIFVYGNSARSYLLAVIVPTEEALARHDAAELKQLITESLQDVAKATGLQSYEIPRDFIIETTPFTLENGLLTGIRKLARPKLKEFYGERLEQLYTDLADSQANELRELRQHGADRPVLETISRAAGALLGAAASELQPDAHFTDLGGDSLSALTFANLLHEIFEIDVPVGVIVSPANDLAALAAYIEAERQPGSKRPTFASVHGRDATEVYANDLTLDKFIDAKTLAAASSLPGPSSEVRTVLLTGATGFLGRYLALEWLERMDMVDGKVIALVRAKDDDAARERLDKTFDSGDPELLRHYHELAADHLEVIAGDKGEANLGLDQQTWQRLADTVDLIVDPAALVNHVLPYSQLFGPNALGTAELIRIALTTKQKPFVYVSTIGVGAGIEPGQFTEDGDVRVYSATRKVDDTYANGYGNSKWAGEVLLREAHDLGLPVSVFRCDMILADTTYAGQLNLPDMFTRLMLSLVATGIAPDSFYEVDANGNRQRAHYDGLPVEFIAEAISTLGAQVVDGFETYHVMNPYDDGIGLDEYVDWLIEAGFPVERVGDYTTWLQRFDTAVRALPERQRQASLLPLLHNYQRPETPIRGSIAPTDRFRAAVQDAKIGPDKDIPHVTRDVIVKYITDLQLLGLL; encoded by the coding sequence ATGTCGACTGTTTCCCGTGAAGAGCGGCTTGCGCGCCGCATCTCCGATTTGTACGCCACTGACCAGCAGTTCGCCGATGCCCGACCAAGCGAGGCCGTCGCGCACGCGATTGAATCGCCAGCGCTGAGGCTGCCGCAGATCATTCAGACGGTCATCGACGGCTATGCCGAGCGGCCCGCGCTGGGGCAGCGCGCCGTCGAATTCGTCACCGATCCGACGACCGGCCGCACGTCGGCTGCCCTGCTCCCCCGTTTCGACACGATCACTTACCGCGAGCTTTCGGAACGCGTTGACGCCGTCGCGACCGCGTTGACGCAGAATCCGGTGCGTCCCGGTGACCGCGTCGCGATCCTCGGATTCACGAGCATCGACTACACCACCGTCGACATGGCGCTGCTGCGCGCCGGCGCGGTTTCGGTTCCCCTTCAGACCAGCGCACCGGTCGCCCAGTTGCGGCCGATCGCCGCCGAGACCGAGCCGGTCGCCATTCTCTCGAGCGTCGACTTCCTCGACGACGCCGTCGAACTCATGCTGACCGGCCACCTGCCCGAGCGGCTCGTCGTGTTCGACTACCACGCCGAGGTCGACGACCATCGCGAGGCGCTGGCCTCCGCGACCGCGCGGCTCGCCGAAACCCCCGTCGTGGTCGAGACTTTGGCCGAGGTGTTGGCCCGAGGAAACGCGTTGCCTGCTCACCCGGCCTTCGACGCGGGTGACGACAACCTCGCGTTGCTCATCTATACGTCGGGCAGCACTGGCACGCCGAAGGGCGCGATGTACCTTGCGAAGGCGGTCGCCAACTCCTGGCGGCGGTCCAGCATGGCGATGTGGGGCAACGAAGGCGCCACACCGTCGATCACGCTGAACTTCATGCCGATGAGCCACATGATGGGCCGCGGCATTCTGTACGCCACGCTAGGAGCCGGCGGCACCGCCTATTTTGTTGCCAGAAGCGATCTTTCGACCTTCTTCGACGACCTGTCATTGGTGCGGCCCACCCAGCTCAGCTTCGTGCCTCGAATATGGGACATGGTCTTCGCTGAGTACCAGAGCGAGGTCGACCGCCGGTCTGCCGATGGTGGCGATCGCTGGGCCGTCGAGGCCGACGTTCTTGCCGACTTGCGCCAGAACCTCCTTGGTGGACGGTTCATTTCGGCGATGACGGGCTCTGCTCCCATTTCGTCGGAAATGAGGACGTTCGTCGAATCGCTGCTCGACATTCATTTGACCGATGGCTACGGCTCCACCGAGGCCGGCGCGGTGTTCGTCGACGGCCAGGTGCAACGCCCACCCGTCATCGACTACAAGCTGGTTGACGTCCCCGATCTCGGCTACTTCAGCACTGACCGCCCGTACCCACGTGGCGAGCTGCTCGTCAAGTCCGAGACCATGTTTCCCGGCTACTACAAGCGGCCCGAGATCACCGCGGACGTGTTCGACGCCGACGGCTACTATCGCACCGGCGACGTCGTGGCCGAACTTGGACCAGACCAGCTGCAGTATCTCGACCGCCGCAACAATGTGCTGAAGCTGTCGCAGGGGGAGTTCGTCACGGTCGCCAAGCTGGAGGCGGTATTCGTTGACAGCCCGCTGATCCGGCAGATCTTCGTGTACGGCAACAGCGCTCGCTCGTATCTGCTGGCGGTCATCGTGCCCACCGAAGAGGCTTTGGCACGTCACGATGCAGCCGAGCTGAAGCAGCTGATCACGGAATCGCTGCAAGACGTCGCGAAGGCAACGGGACTGCAGTCGTATGAAATTCCTCGCGACTTCATCATCGAGACAACGCCTTTCACGCTGGAGAACGGTCTGCTGACTGGTATCCGCAAGCTGGCGCGGCCGAAACTCAAGGAGTTCTACGGCGAGCGGCTCGAACAGCTCTACACCGACCTGGCCGACAGCCAGGCCAACGAGTTGCGGGAACTGCGCCAGCACGGCGCCGACCGGCCGGTCCTGGAGACCATCAGCCGTGCCGCGGGTGCGCTCCTGGGTGCGGCGGCAAGCGAGCTGCAGCCCGACGCCCACTTCACCGATCTGGGCGGAGATTCGCTGTCCGCGTTGACATTCGCCAACCTGCTACACGAGATCTTCGAGATCGACGTGCCCGTCGGTGTCATCGTCAGCCCGGCCAACGACCTCGCGGCGCTGGCGGCATACATCGAGGCCGAGCGGCAGCCCGGCAGCAAGCGGCCGACGTTCGCATCGGTGCATGGCCGCGACGCCACCGAGGTGTACGCGAATGACCTGACGCTGGACAAGTTCATCGATGCGAAGACTCTCGCAGCAGCTTCGTCGCTGCCGGGTCCGAGCTCCGAGGTGCGCACGGTGCTTTTGACTGGCGCGACGGGATTCCTGGGCCGCTACCTGGCCCTGGAATGGCTCGAGCGGATGGACATGGTCGATGGCAAAGTCATCGCGTTGGTGCGCGCCAAGGACGACGACGCCGCCCGCGAACGACTGGACAAGACGTTCGACAGCGGCGACCCCGAATTGCTGCGTCACTACCACGAATTGGCGGCCGACCATCTCGAGGTCATCGCAGGCGACAAGGGCGAAGCCAACCTGGGGCTGGATCAGCAGACCTGGCAGCGGCTGGCCGACACGGTCGACCTGATCGTCGACCCCGCCGCGTTGGTCAACCACGTCCTGCCCTACAGCCAGCTGTTCGGACCGAATGCGCTCGGGACCGCCGAGCTGATCCGAATCGCGCTTACCACCAAGCAGAAGCCGTTCGTCTACGTGTCGACAATCGGCGTCGGCGCGGGCATCGAGCCCGGCCAGTTCACCGAGGACGGCGACGTTCGCGTCTACAGCGCCACGCGCAAGGTCGACGACACCTATGCCAACGGCTACGGCAATAGCAAGTGGGCCGGCGAGGTGCTACTGCGTGAGGCGCACGACCTCGGCCTGCCCGTCTCAGTGTTCCGATGCGACATGATCCTGGCCGACACCACATATGCCGGTCAGCTCAACCTGCCCGACATGTTCACCAGGCTGATGCTGAGCCTGGTCGCTACCGGGATCGCGCCTGACTCGTTCTACGAGGTCGACGCCAACGGCAATCGGCAGCGGGCCCACTATGACGGGCTGCCAGTGGAATTCATCGCGGAGGCGATCTCCACGCTGGGCGCCCAGGTGGTTGACGGGTTCGAGACCTATCACGTGATGAACCCGTACGACGATGGCATCGGGCTCGACGAGTACGTCGACTGGCTGATCGAAGCCGGGTTTCCCGTCGAGCGGGTCGGCGACTACACCACGTGGCTGCAGCGGTTCGACACCGCGGTCCGTGCCCTGCCGGAGCGGCAGCGTCAGGCCTCGCTGCTCCCGCTGCTGCACAATTACCAGCGGCCAGAGACGCCCATTCGCGGATCCATCGCTCCGACCGATCGGTTCCGCGCTGCCGTGCAGGACGCGAAAATCGGTCCGGACAAAGACATTCCGCATGTGACGCGCGACGTCATCGTCAAGTACATCACCGACCTGCAACTGCTCGGCCTGCTGTAA
- the ruvC gene encoding crossover junction endodeoxyribonuclease RuvC — translation MRVMGVDPGLTRCGLSVIEGGQGRQVTALDVDVVRTPSDEPLHHRLLAISNAVEYWMDTHRPDVIAIERVFSQQNVSTVMGTAQAGGVIALAAAKRGIDVHFHTPSEVKAAVTGNGNADKAQVTAMVTKILALQTKPTPADAADALALAICHCWRAPMIARMATAHALAAEQQRKYKATLKAKAKAAR, via the coding sequence GTGCGGGTAATGGGAGTCGACCCCGGGTTGACCCGCTGCGGCCTGTCCGTGATCGAGGGCGGGCAGGGTCGTCAGGTCACCGCGCTGGACGTTGACGTGGTCCGGACCCCGTCCGACGAGCCGCTGCACCATCGACTGCTCGCGATCAGCAACGCCGTCGAGTACTGGATGGACACCCATCGTCCCGACGTCATCGCGATCGAGCGGGTGTTCTCACAGCAGAACGTCTCGACGGTGATGGGCACCGCTCAGGCCGGCGGCGTGATCGCGCTGGCGGCCGCAAAGCGTGGCATCGACGTGCACTTCCATACACCCAGCGAGGTCAAGGCCGCGGTTACCGGCAACGGGAACGCGGACAAGGCGCAAGTCACCGCGATGGTGACCAAAATCCTTGCGCTGCAGACGAAACCGACGCCCGCCGACGCAGCTGATGCGCTGGCGCTGGCGATCTGTCACTGCTGGCGTGCCCCGATGATCGCAAGAATGGCGACGGCGCACGCGTTGGCCGCCGAGCAGCAACGTAAGTACAAGGCGACTTTGAAGGCCAAGGCAAAGGCGGCACGATGA
- a CDS encoding TetR/AcrR family transcriptional regulator has protein sequence MARSTRESILTAAAELMRHKGYGAVGMKDIAQASGAPIGSLYHHFPRGKIQIAREALTNAGAAYALLIPSIVDSYDDLGAAIDAVFTQAAEDMAGTGFANMCPVASVAAEIADTVEELRETSAAVFQGWVDGGSAYFASRGLDPSQARAVTLALIGALEGAFVLGRTLRSAEPLLAAGRALAPQYRGVQLLPRVVQEGVVLGR, from the coding sequence ATGGCAAGGTCCACCCGAGAATCGATCCTGACCGCGGCGGCCGAACTGATGCGACACAAGGGCTACGGCGCGGTCGGCATGAAGGACATCGCCCAGGCATCCGGCGCGCCGATCGGCTCGCTGTACCACCACTTCCCCCGCGGCAAGATCCAGATCGCGCGTGAGGCCTTGACCAACGCCGGTGCCGCCTACGCGCTGCTCATCCCGTCGATCGTCGACTCGTACGATGACCTCGGCGCCGCGATCGACGCCGTCTTTACCCAGGCCGCCGAGGACATGGCCGGTACCGGGTTCGCGAACATGTGTCCGGTGGCCAGCGTTGCCGCCGAGATCGCCGACACCGTCGAGGAACTCCGCGAGACATCTGCGGCCGTGTTCCAGGGCTGGGTGGACGGGGGCAGCGCGTACTTCGCCTCGCGAGGGCTCGACCCGTCGCAGGCCCGCGCGGTGACCCTTGCCCTGATCGGCGCTTTGGAAGGCGCTTTCGTGTTGGGCCGCACGCTTCGTAGCGCCGAGCCGCTGCTCGCCGCGGGCCGTGCCCTGGCCCCGCAGTATCGGGGAGTGCAGCTGCTTCCGCGTGTCGTTCAGGAAGGCGTCGTACTCGGCCGTTAA